From one Liolophura sinensis isolate JHLJ2023 chromosome 10, CUHK_Ljap_v2, whole genome shotgun sequence genomic stretch:
- the LOC135476771 gene encoding two pore potassium channel protein sup-9-like, translating into MVIGYSLLGGWLFSALEVGEEIRQKSVIGKIRSKHIDELWDATERLNVFHKSAWMRAAEDSFIAFQTEIYSAVREDGWDGTESGDDIQWTFTGALLYSVTTITTIGYGHITPKTAWGRAATIFYALIGIPLTLLCLSNIGESLGKCFKFLYGRIICGLCRGYKRQHLRKVSSIQKKPVKKSQGCGCCRGDNPEVPETEARGFTSDKPEARDFTSDKPEAEMEVFTTDAEAPSVKPPSPVKETTRVPVIVTIAIMVGYVLLGSLLFTLWEEDWDFLTGSYFCFITLSTIGFGDVVPGSSLQSWSSQEKQVLCALYLLFGLALLAMSFDLMQEQVRHTCRRVGLCLRIIREKEP; encoded by the exons ATGGTGATCGGATACTCTCTTCTTGGAGGCTGGTTATTCTCCGCGTTAGAGGTTGGCGAGGAAATCCGACAGAAATCTGTCATCGGCAAAATCCGCTCCAAGCACATAGATGAGTTGTGGGACGCCACCGAGAGGTTGAACGTATTTCATAAATCCGCGTGGATGAGGGCAGCTGAGGACTCGTTCATCGCCTTCCAGACGGAGATCTACTCGGCCGTGAGGGAGGATGGCTGGGACGGGACAGAATCTGGGGACGACATCCAATGGACGTTTACTGGAGCATTACTCTACTCCGTTACGACCATAACGACGATTG GGTACGGTCATATCACACCTAAGACTGCCTGGGGCAGGGCAGCTACTATTTTCTACGCCCTCATTGGAATACCTCTAACTCTCCTTTGCCTTTCCAATATCGGTGAGTCCCTCGGCAAGTGTTTCAAGTTCCTTTATGGCAGAATAATATGTGGCCTGTGTCGTGGATACAAACGACAGCATCTCCGGAAGGTTTCTTCCATTCAGAAGAAACCCGTGAAAAAATCACAGGGTTGTGGCTGTTGTAGGGGAGATAACCCCGAGGTGCCGGAGACTGAAGCGAGAGGTTTTACCTCTGACAAACCTGAAGCGAGAGACTTTACCTCCGACAAACCTGAAGCGGAAATGGAAGTTTTTACCACCGACGCTGAAGCACCTTCCGTTAAACCCCCATCGCCCGTCAAAGAGACCACTCGGGTGCCAGTGATCGTCACCATAGCTATTATGGTAGGCTATGTTTTACTGGGCTCTCTGTTGTTTACGCTCTGGGAAGAAGACTGGGACTTCTTGACTGgatcatatttctgttttattactCTCAGTACCATAGGATTCGGTGATGTCGTTCCTGGGAGCAGCCTACAATCCTGGTCGAGTCAGGAGAAGCAAGTGTTGTGCGCGTTGTATCTATTGTTTGGGCTGGCCCTTCTCGCCATGTCGTTTGACCTGATGCAAGAACAGGTTAGACATACTTGTCGACGCGTGGGCCTGTGTCTGAGAATTATCCGTGAGAAAGAGCCTTAA
- the LOC135477162 gene encoding potassium channel subfamily K member 16-like, translating to MADMEEPQNNLCVRFLKKCLRFLISHVGLTSLIVGYTLLGAVIFQHLEQPLEKRVRQKVADWRMIHAQNLWAPTKEWNVMYEDKWKEQVDLELREFQLQIYEAVKDDGWDGREVGDEPQWSFARSLLFAVTLITTIGYGDIAPKSTWGRGVTIFYALVGIPLLMICLANTGKLLAGCFRFLYASFLDCTCSCDKGCKTDCAKRRHAERKNSRRNVVYHRGAEMLDSNQRINVVGLAPELMSESETTPEEETEEKIYVPIWICLLIMAFYTSLGATLFSYWENWTYFESCYFCFVTLSTIGIGDFVPGTSVESWHSQEKRVICALYLLFGLTLLAMCFNLIQDHIRKLTRKIGINIHLL from the exons ATGGCGGACATGGAAGAGCCACAGAACAATCTCTGCGtaagatttttaaagaaatgtcTTCGCTTCCTGATATCTCATGTCGGGTTGACCAGTTTGATCGTGGGTTACACTCTCCTCGGGGCTGTCATATTCCAACACCTCGAACAGCCTCTGGAAAAGCGGGTAAGGCAAAAGGTGGCAGATTGGCGGATGATTCACGCTCAGAACCTCTGGGCGCCCACCAAAGAATGGAACGTCATGTACGAAGACAAGTGGAAGGAACAGGTAGACCTGGAACTGCGAGAATTCCAGCTGCAGATTTACGAGGCTGTAAAAGACGATGGTTGGGATGGCCGTGAGGTGGGAGACGAACCCCAGTGGTCGTTCGCCAGGTCTCTTTTGTTTGCGGTCACCTTGATCACTACAATAG GTTACGGGGATATCGCTCCCAAGTCGACGTGGGGTCGTGGCGTCACCATTTTCTACGCCCTTGTTGGCATTCCGCTGTTGATGATCTGCTTGGCGAATACGGGGAAGCTCTTGGCGGGTTGTTTTCGATTCCTCTACGCCTCGTTTTTGGATTGCACGTGTAGCTGTGATAAAGGCTGCAAAACAGACTGCGCCAAACGTCGTCATGCCGAACGAAAGAATAGCAGACGAAATGTGGTCTACCATAGGGGTGCTGAAATGTTGGATTCTAATCAGAGAATCAACGTAGTGGGATTAGCACCGGAACTAATGTCTGAAAGCGAGACTACACCAGAAGAGGAGACCGAGGAAAAGATTTACGTTCCGATTTGGATCTGCCTTCTGATCATGGCGTTTTACACGTCACTCGGGGCTACGTTGTTCAGCTACTGGGAAAACTGGACCTACTTTGAAAGCTGTTACTTCTGTTTCGTCACTCTCAGCACCATCGGTATCGGAGACTTTGTTCCTGGTACTAGTGTGGAATCTTGGCACAGTCAAGAGAAGAGAGTGATTTGTGCGCTGTACCTTCTCTTCGGACTCACCCTACTGGCAATGTGCTTCAATCTCATACAGGATCACATCCGGAAACTTACCCGGAAGATCGGAATTAACATTCATCTCCTCTAG